The genomic stretch CGGAGAACTCCGAAGTGTGGGCCTGCAGTCGATAGCTGAACCGAGGGATCGGCCTGGATGACTGTCCCTCTGATGATGTCCCCCGGCCTCATGAGGTCCCCAGCGTCCTCAACATACGAACTTGACAGCTTAGAAACGTGAACGGATGCGAGTGTCTCCGAGGACACCGCCCTCGCGTTCCCCTCCTGTGCTATGATCGAGATTATTGCCATGGCCGGCCTCGTGTCCGTGACCTCTCCGAGCACCAAGTCGCCTTCCTGTAGAACGACCGGCGGGTTGTCCAGAATGACCTTAGCCAGCTTGTCTCTGGGGTCCAGGTCGAGCTCTCCGACCGCGCTAGCGAATATCTTCCCGTCCATCTCGTATGTGCCCTCGCCGGACATGTACTCCTCGGCGATGGCCACCTCGTCCCCCGGCAACACTTTTCGACCAGTCCTAGCCAGCTGAATCACCTATCTCTCAAACCTCAAAAGAACTACTGAAACGGTCTCGGTAGCCTTTCTGTGGAATTCGAACGCATATGGTATCTCGAATTTATACTTTTTGAGTGGCTTGACATCCCCTCCCAGGGAAGATACCAGCCTGGCCACGAAGTCTTCAGTGCCGTCATTGTGAAGGCTGTAGGCCCTCGGCGCTAGCTCCAAGGCCTTCTTGATGAACGCACGGTCCGCGTGCTGGGTCTGTGCCCCGAAGGGCGGGTTCTGGAGGACTGTATCGAACTTGCCCGTTGCGGATGAGACGTCCTGCTCCTTGAAGTCGATGTCGAGGGAGAGTGCCTTGGCATTCCCATGGGCTGTCCGGACCGCTCCTGGGTCGATGTCTATCCCGGTGGCATTCCCGGCCCCCAGCAGCATGGAGCCGATCGCGAACACGCCGTTGCCGCAGCCGAGGTCGATGACCGACCTGCCCTCGATGTCCCCGGCCGTGAACGCCTCCCAGAGGATGTCGGTGGCGACGTCCGCCGGGGTCAAGTACTGTTCCAGTCTCGAGGATCTGGAACTCAGCGGCATCAGCTTCTGAAGCACTATTTCGAGTTGCCGCTTCTTCATGGATAAGCCCCTAGAAAGTGGCCCAGGGCCTACCTGACCTCGTCGATCATCTTCCAGCGCCTGAGCTTGTTGACCTCGGACACGTCTCTTCCATGGACGTCGCGCTCGATGTCGGACAGATACTCGATCGCCATGAGCAGCGAGTCCTTCGCGGGTGCGTTGACGTTGACCTTGGCTTTAGTGAACTCACGCTCGATTATATCCATGGCCCTCGAAGTGTCGCCGTACTGTTCGCAGAAGTCGCTGACGACGTCGTCTACGGCCTGCGCGAGGGATTCCGCTGTGGGCTCCTGGGAACCTTTCTTGTCACCAGAGTCAGTCCATGTCATCAACTCTCCGATCTTCCTGAAGGTTGCCTCGACATTCTCGCCAGTCTTCGCGCTTCCTAGGAGCAGCGGAACCTCCATTTTGACTGAGACCTGCTTGAGTGCCAGGGCGCCGGGCGATTCTGCTGGGGCCAGGTCCGACTTGTTGCCGACAAGCAGAACCGGGGCGTTTGGGACGACCTCACTGACCTCGGGAAGCCAGAAGTCCTCGACCGATTTCACTGTCTCGAGCCGAGTCAGGTCGGAGACCAAGATTACTCCGTGCGCGCCTGTCAGCCCCTGGGTCCTCATCTTCTTGTAGTCCTTCTGCCCCAGGATGTCCCACATCATTAGCGTCAGATAGACGGTCTTGTCGGGAAGCTTGTACTCGAGATCCTTCTTGCTGACTTTGGCACCTATGGTCGCGATGTACTTGTCGTCGAACACGTCGATGACGAATCTGCGGATCATGGAAGTCTTCCCGACCGACGAATCGCCAACGAGCGCGACCTTCTTGATATATCGCTTAGACTTGATTATGCTCACTTGATTCCCAGCCTGGAAGATGAATAATGACTTGGGATGCGATGCATCAGAGAATACATAACCCTTTCCAGAGCCCCACGGAGCTGGCACACAGTGCTCTCGATCCATTTCTTTGGGTGTAAGACTCTACTGGCCTAGCTGAGAATCATGCACTGAACCCAAGTAGGAAAAGCTCAATAATAGATAGCCGATAATCCCCGAGAAGATCAAATGGACAACTCCTCTCCCCAGGCCTCATTTCCCGCTAAGAAGGCGCTTGAGAACTATGCTATCTCCTACATGGGCGCCTACCTGAATACCGTCAAGAAGGAACGTCCGGAGCATGAGCCCTTCCTGGCGAGGAACCAGTTCTATGAGATAGAGGTCAGCCAGATGCCGAACAGCTGCATCGCAATGCTGTTCGAGAAGGCGGACAAACAGAATGTCGTGGCGAAGACCTGCGACTGGGACTTTGTCGAGGGCAAGGTGATGTCTGGCGTCGCATACCTCGTTACCGTGTACGCCCACGAAGGCATCTCAGTCGCTGACGCCATTTCGAGGGGCAAGAAGGACGCGATTAGAGACATACGCACCCTCGAGGACTCGTCCATATCCAAGGCGGTCACGCAGCTGGAAAAGATACTCCAAGGCATGTCCAGAGTTGGAAAGGGTAACAAGTCCATGGTAGAGCTCGGGGAGCGTGAACTCGCGAAGCTAGAGCCAATCAAGGACGCCATCCGGAACGCGGGACCCGAGCTAGACATGTTGCAGATGATAGATGCGCTCAAGAACTATCCAGGAGTTCATACAGAGACGTGCATTGGCGACCAGGAGAAAGAACTCCTTCAGAGGATCGTAACCGAGCTCGGGGACATGTCCGATGTCATCCGCAGAGCTGAGGCCCAGGACAAGAAGCTCGAGGAGCTCGAGCAGGCCATGAAGAAGGCCCTGTCCGAATTCAACAGGACTGTGGACGAGAGGGTATCGAAAGGCCTCGCTGTGATCCTTCAAGCATCTGATAAGAAGATCGACAAGGGCTTTTCCGCTTTTGCTGGAGCCTCGAAACATCCTTCCGACCTGCAGCTCCCGAAGGACCTTGAGACCAGGCTGGAGAGGATCGAGAAGACGGTTGCTGCCACTGTGTTGCATCTGAAGGACCAGTCCAGCAGGAGCATTGCCGAGACGGGGGCTCCGGCCGATCTGGAGAAGCGCATCGCCACATTAGAGAAGGCTCTTGGGCAGCTCGAAGTGAGGATTCAAGAGAGAGCGGCTAGGGCGGATGTCTCGGTCGCGCTTCCGAAGGACATGGAACAGCGGCTCGAGATGCTCGACAAGTCTGCCAGCGCCCTCCAGACACAGGTCCAGCAGTGGATCCAGGCGCAGCAGGCCAAGCCGGCGGTCCACGGAGAACTTGTTCTGGCCGTAGCCGACCTCAAGGAGAACATCGCCAGGACGAACAACAGGATCATCAAGATCGAGGAATTCTTGCAGCAGGCTTCGGGCGCGCGCGTCCGAACACTCAAGCAGAAGCCGCAATGATCATCTGCGCCAGATGCCCTTGATGCCGAACAGGACCGCCTCGTTGGTTCTGTGGATGAGCGGATTGGACCGGACCCTCCTGGTGATGACTGGGTTCTTGAGCACGACCTCGCGAAGCTCTGCAAGGCTCGTGCAGTCAGGAGCTTGGATCCTGCCGTTGCCGATCTCCATGACTAGGTGAGCGTCGGAGACAGCAATCCCTGGTTTGTTGAGTCCGGAGGCGAGGTCGACGGATCTCTGATTGTCTTTCGCGCTGAGCGTAGCGTTGAACGCCTCATAACCGTCGGCAATCTCGATTGCCCCCTTGGTGACCTTGCGTGACTCGCCCGGATGAGGTACTATAGCGATGCCTGCCTGAGCGTGAATCTTCTCCACCGCCTCTTCGAACGAGTATGACTTGATCTCCTTCTCCACGAATAGTGCTACAAGATCCCCCTTGTCGGTCTTGAGCTCCGCGCCGGGAACGATCAATAGGTTGGGCGGAGTGACCCTCGACGCGGCTCTTGCCCCTTCCCAAGAGTCGTGGTCAGTGATGGCAATCGCACCAAGGCCGACATCCGAGGCTCTCCTGACCATCGCTTCGATCTTGCTTCGAGAGTCAGGCGAGTAGAACGAGTGCATGTGAAGATCGACCTCCAAACTCTTGTCCTCCGGTTTCCACACGGATATCCGCGCCTTCACATAATGCTTCGGTCGAAGTCTCCGTATCGATACTCTCTCTGAAGTTCTTGGAATCGCGATTTGGCGCAAGATTGACCTAGCCACACGCAGGTCCCTCTTCGATGGAGGCACATCACATGGGCGAGGCGATGAATCCCGAGGTGCGCGAGTTCGTCGACGACCTGGACGAAAGCAAGAAGGGTATCGTTCTGAATCTGAGAAAGCTTATACTCGATTCGATACCAGGTGTCAAGGAACTGATAAAGTGGAAGACCCTGACGTATCAACGGAACGAGGTCATCTGCATGATTCTGGTGTTCAAGAAACAAGTGAACCTGCGGATCTGGAAAGGAGCCGAGGTCGACGACGAGAGCGGCCTGCTGGAGGGGAAAGGAAGAGTCATGAGACACTTGATTGTGGTCACAAGTTCCGATATCAATCCGAAGGTGTTCAGAAGTATCCTGGCCAAGGCGATGGCTCTCGACAAGAAAGGGCACTGAGTGTTGTCAGGCGGCATTGACCCAGACGCCAGGAGGCCTCTGCCTCACAAGCCTCTTATGCAGCGTGAAGAAACCTCTATGGGCCGCAGAGATTATTGCGTGACATATTCTTTCTCAGAATCTGCGTCGCTTCAGCATGCTCCAGAGCGCCCAGCCGCCGCCGTTCACAATCCCGACCACGAGCAAGGACAGGATGAATACAGCGAGGTTCTGGTAGCCGTTGTAGTCTCCTGCATAGAAGAACAGCCAGATTATGAGAAACACCAGCCATCCGATGCCGGACGCAATGGATATGACGGTCATCAGGATCGGACGGCCGAACTGCATGGGCTGCGCCACGCCCGCCCTCGTAGCCATCCGCATACCCCATGGCGCCCACATCGCGCCGAGTACGCCGACGCTCACGAGCACCGACACGATCACGATTGCCAGGTTCTGGAATATGTCGAAATCCCCTGCGTAGAAAAACAGCCATAGGATCAGGACGCTCACCCAGCCAATGACTATCAATATCGATGCTGCCACTCTCCATCCGAACCCCGGGGTCGTCCGGACGTCGGGATGAGAGTGTTCTGGCCAAGACCCTTGTTGAGGTGATTCTTCTTGTTGTTCCATGCAAACGCACCCGACGTTGACGAAAGACTTTGACCTATTTAACTCGAACCACGAATTTCGGGTGTGTCGACTCGTTCCTCGGCCCAGCTGGAGAGAAGAGAAGTGAGCCCAACCGGATTAGGGCGGGTCAGGCCGACTGGCTAGAGGTCGGAAATTTCCGCTTTCGGAAATCTCATCGCCGAGGATGCGAGAGATGATACAAACCCCTTCTCGTCCTTTTTCTCATGGTCATGTCCTGGTTGCATGAAGTCGTCATATGGGATAAGGGACTACGAAACCGAGTGGCTGACCCTCGAAAATGTCCTTCCTGGGGCATCTTCGCCGAGGAGAAGAATCGAGCTGTTGAGGTTGAGACCCAAGGATTTCCAGACTGGCAAGGCCTTCAACACCATTTCCATACTTGGCAAGGGTAGGTATGGTGGCAAGCTTCGAACCATTGACTGGCACCCTGACACGCCTGCCGAACTCGAAGCCTATCTTGATTTGAGGGACAGTATGGTGATGAGGGCCAGAGGCAAGAACCAGAATGTGGAGATGCCAGAGGACTTCTTGATCTATGAGAGAGATGGAAAGCTGTATCCCTACTCGGAGTCGGGGGTTGACTCAATCATAGGCAGGTTGTCTGAGAGGACACATATCGAGTTCATGAACCACGACCTTCGCCGAACATGTGGGAGAATGATGTACCGAGCTGGAGTCAGGATCGGACAGATAGCTCGGATATTCGGCCACAGCGACATACGCACAACGATGAAGTATCTCGGTCTCGACCATGAAGACATGGCCGAGGCAATGAGCCAATATGCCCAGTATCAGAAAGCGGTAGTTTTTCCGAAAGTGGAAAGAATCGAGCATGAGCCAGATGGTGAGAGTGGGCCCAACCGGATTTGAACCGGTGATCTGCGCTGTGTGAGAGCGCCGTCATAACCGCTAGACCATGGGCCCGA from Candidatus Thermoplasmatota archaeon encodes the following:
- a CDS encoding exosome complex RNA-binding protein Csl4, translating into MPGDEVAIAEEYMSGEGTYEMDGKIFASAVGELDLDPRDKLAKVILDNPPVVLQEGDLVLGEVTDTRPAMAIISIIAQEGNARAVSSETLASVHVSKLSSSYVEDAGDLMRPGDIIRGTVIQADPSVQLSTAGPHFGVLRALCGRCRSPLEKKGRGLYCEKCDRTENRKIADDYRSFSQ
- a CDS encoding METTL5 family protein, whose product is MKKRQLEIVLQKLMPLSSRSSRLEQYLTPADVATDILWEAFTAGDIEGRSVIDLGCGNGVFAIGSMLLGAGNATGIDIDPGAVRTAHGNAKALSLDIDFKEQDVSSATGKFDTVLQNPPFGAQTQHADRAFIKKALELAPRAYSLHNDGTEDFVARLVSSLGGDVKPLKKYKFEIPYAFEFHRKATETVSVVLLRFER
- a CDS encoding GTP-binding protein — encoded protein: MSIIKSKRYIKKVALVGDSSVGKTSMIRRFVIDVFDDKYIATIGAKVSKKDLEYKLPDKTVYLTLMMWDILGQKDYKKMRTQGLTGAHGVILVSDLTRLETVKSVEDFWLPEVSEVVPNAPVLLVGNKSDLAPAESPGALALKQVSVKMEVPLLLGSAKTGENVEATFRKIGELMTWTDSGDKKGSQEPTAESLAQAVDDVVSDFCEQYGDTSRAMDIIEREFTKAKVNVNAPAKDSLLMAIEYLSDIERDVHGRDVSEVNKLRRWKMIDEVR
- a CDS encoding PHP domain-containing protein; translation: MEVDLHMHSFYSPDSRSKIEAMVRRASDVGLGAIAITDHDSWEGARAASRVTPPNLLIVPGAELKTDKGDLVALFVEKEIKSYSFEEAVEKIHAQAGIAIVPHPGESRKVTKGAIEIADGYEAFNATLSAKDNQRSVDLASGLNKPGIAVSDAHLVMEIGNGRIQAPDCTSLAELREVVLKNPVITRRVRSNPLIHRTNEAVLFGIKGIWRR
- a CDS encoding DUF1801 domain-containing protein codes for the protein MEAHHMGEAMNPEVREFVDDLDESKKGIVLNLRKLILDSIPGVKELIKWKTLTYQRNEVICMILVFKKQVNLRIWKGAEVDDESGLLEGKGRVMRHLIVVTSSDINPKVFRSILAKAMALDKKGH
- a CDS encoding site-specific integrase, which produces MKSSYGIRDYETEWLTLENVLPGASSPRRRIELLRLRPKDFQTGKAFNTISILGKGRYGGKLRTIDWHPDTPAELEAYLDLRDSMVMRARGKNQNVEMPEDFLIYERDGKLYPYSESGVDSIIGRLSERTHIEFMNHDLRRTCGRMMYRAGVRIGQIARIFGHSDIRTTMKYLGLDHEDMAEAMSQYAQYQKAVVFPKVERIEHEPDGESGPNRI